The Microbacterium sp. LWO12-1.2 genome includes a window with the following:
- a CDS encoding ABC transporter ATP-binding protein has translation MTDVSPVLQVQDLTVSYGDAMPVKGISFSVRPGERIGLVGESGSGKSLTALSIMRLNDGATLGGSIRLRDRELLTLSKREMTRVRGGEIAMVYQDPMSSLNPVRTIGHQLVEAIRLHDRVSKEAARARAVELLTEVGVPLPEERLAQYPHEFSGGMRQRVMIAMAMSSRPAVLIADEPTTALDVTTQSRIIDLLDKLADEHGTAVILITHDLGVAAGFCERIHVMRHGRVIEEAPVDTLYAEPEHPYTKALLGAVVDLTIDVHQPIRTAAEVLESGTEAVTRAGSISAIDQARESGDVLVDVQGLSKVFTLGSGRRVTAVDDVSFQIRRGETVGLVGESGSGKSTVSKAVLALGGIDAGAVVFDGHRPHEMRGEELRQLRRRMQMVFQDPFSALNRRQTVAQIIEAPLLAHGIGTRATRAEKVREAMHRVRLDEEFTHRLPRSMSGGQCQRVSIARSLVLEPEFLVLDESVSALDVSIQAQVLNLLRELQAELGLTYLFISHDLAVIRYMSSTVAVMQQGRIVEIGARDALFANPQHEYTRGLMAAIPVADPVRERRRRAEAAALWQAQGVGTGVIPAVAGREA, from the coding sequence ATGACCGATGTCTCGCCCGTCCTGCAGGTGCAGGACCTCACCGTCTCCTACGGCGACGCGATGCCGGTCAAGGGCATCAGCTTCTCGGTGCGCCCGGGAGAGCGGATCGGCCTGGTCGGCGAGTCTGGCTCGGGCAAGTCGCTCACGGCGCTGTCGATCATGCGGCTCAATGACGGCGCGACGCTCGGCGGCAGCATCCGTCTGCGCGATCGGGAGCTGCTCACGCTCAGCAAGCGGGAGATGACGCGCGTGCGCGGCGGCGAGATCGCGATGGTCTATCAGGACCCGATGTCGTCGCTCAACCCGGTGCGCACGATCGGGCACCAGCTCGTCGAGGCGATCCGGCTGCACGACCGGGTCTCGAAGGAGGCGGCTCGGGCCAGGGCGGTCGAACTTCTCACAGAGGTCGGCGTACCGCTGCCCGAGGAGCGCCTGGCGCAGTACCCCCACGAGTTCTCCGGTGGCATGCGGCAGCGGGTGATGATCGCGATGGCCATGTCGTCGCGCCCTGCCGTGCTGATCGCCGATGAACCGACCACGGCGCTGGATGTGACGACCCAGTCGCGCATCATCGACCTGCTCGACAAGCTGGCGGATGAGCACGGCACCGCGGTGATCCTGATCACGCACGACCTGGGTGTGGCGGCAGGCTTCTGTGAGCGCATCCACGTGATGCGCCACGGACGCGTGATCGAGGAGGCGCCGGTCGACACGCTCTATGCCGAGCCGGAGCATCCGTACACGAAGGCGCTGCTGGGGGCGGTGGTCGACCTCACGATCGACGTGCACCAGCCGATCCGCACCGCCGCCGAAGTGCTCGAGAGTGGTACCGAGGCCGTCACCAGGGCCGGATCGATCAGTGCGATCGACCAGGCGCGCGAGAGCGGCGACGTGCTCGTCGACGTGCAGGGTCTGTCGAAGGTGTTCACGCTCGGCTCAGGGCGACGGGTCACGGCGGTCGACGACGTGTCGTTCCAGATCCGCCGCGGCGAGACCGTCGGGCTGGTGGGCGAGTCCGGGTCGGGCAAGTCGACCGTCTCGAAGGCCGTGCTCGCGCTCGGAGGGATCGACGCGGGAGCGGTGGTCTTCGACGGACATCGCCCGCACGAGATGCGCGGCGAGGAGCTGCGGCAGCTGCGGCGGCGGATGCAGATGGTGTTCCAGGACCCGTTCTCGGCGCTGAACCGGCGACAGACCGTGGCGCAGATCATCGAGGCGCCGCTGCTCGCGCACGGCATCGGCACCCGCGCCACGCGCGCCGAGAAGGTGCGTGAGGCGATGCACCGGGTGCGGTTGGACGAGGAGTTCACGCACCGGCTGCCCCGCTCGATGTCGGGTGGCCAGTGTCAACGCGTGTCGATCGCGCGCTCGCTCGTGCTCGAGCCGGAGTTCCTGGTGCTCGACGAGTCGGTCTCGGCCCTCGACGTCTCCATCCAGGCGCAGGTGCTCAATCTGCTGCGCGAGCTGCAGGCGGAGCTGGGGCTGACATACCTCTTCATCAGCCATGACCTGGCGGTCATCCGGTACATGTCGTCGACGGTCGCAGTGATGCAGCAGGGCCGGATCGTCGAGATCGGTGCCCGCGACGCCCTGTTCGCGAACCCGCAGCACGAGTACACGCGCGGATTGATGGCCGCGATCCCGGTCGCCGACCCTGTGCGGGAGCGTCGCCGGCGCGCCGAGGCGGCGGCGCTGTGGCAGGCCCAGGGTGTGGGCACGGGCGTGATCCCGGCTGTCGCGGGAAGGGAGGCATGA
- a CDS encoding SDR family NAD(P)-dependent oxidoreductase, whose translation MNAPVAIITGGSAGIGWEVGQRLAADGYLVVAADRVPGLTAGDNPAGILWRALDVTDHAGVDRVFGEIEAELGPIEVLVNNAGIQRHRGIEDLSWDEWSAVVDVNLHGVFSALQAAGRRMLERGEGRIVNISSISARGSAGRAPYSTTKAAVIGLTSTAGAEWASRGVRVNAVAPGYIDTGVFRQGVEQGTLSLDTILSRIPAKRLGDASEIAAAVSFLVSDQSRYMNGQTLYVDGGFMVDYGIPLAKKPE comes from the coding sequence ATGAACGCCCCCGTCGCCATCATCACCGGAGGCTCCGCCGGCATCGGCTGGGAGGTCGGCCAGCGCCTCGCCGCCGACGGCTACCTCGTGGTCGCCGCCGACCGGGTGCCAGGCCTCACGGCGGGCGACAACCCGGCCGGCATCCTGTGGCGCGCGCTCGACGTGACCGATCACGCCGGCGTCGACCGGGTGTTCGGCGAGATCGAGGCGGAGCTCGGACCGATCGAGGTGCTCGTCAACAACGCAGGCATCCAGCGGCACCGCGGCATCGAGGACCTGAGCTGGGACGAATGGTCGGCCGTGGTCGACGTGAACCTGCACGGAGTGTTCTCGGCCCTGCAGGCGGCAGGGCGACGGATGCTGGAACGCGGCGAAGGCCGCATCGTGAACATCTCGTCGATCTCGGCGCGAGGCTCAGCGGGCCGCGCCCCCTACTCCACGACCAAGGCAGCCGTGATCGGTCTGACCTCGACCGCCGGGGCCGAGTGGGCATCGCGCGGAGTCAGGGTCAACGCCGTCGCCCCCGGATACATCGACACCGGCGTGTTCCGCCAGGGCGTCGAGCAGGGCACGCTGAGCCTCGACACGATCCTGTCGCGCATCCCGGCGAAGCGCCTGGGCGATGCGAGCGAGATCGCCGCGGCCGTCAGCTTCCTGGTATCCGACCAGTCCCGCTACATGAACGGCCAGACGCTCTATGTCGACGGCGGCTTCATGGTCGACTACGGCATCCCGCTGGCGAAGAAGCCCGAATGA
- a CDS encoding enolase C-terminal domain-like protein, producing the protein MTEIARIQTATAVLPLPAPLQLGAMTVARREYSAVQASDGDGTTGVAYCLSREAPMAEIVDRLVATHALGADADDPAATWERMLRGSAIVGRVGLVRRAIGLVDIALWDIAARRAGVPLWKLLGTGDAPRDSMLVAAYPSPSRTPREVADEVLAQADGWSQVKISRAADPAYMRELIGLLNSELPADTGLVVDVGFGWPDADTALAEIAQWGDPQLAWLEDPLLPEDAAGCARIRRESGLAISVGDEVTDPAVLRALVEHEAVDVLRLDVVAIGGVTPARELIAWATDRGVPVSGHVYPEVTAHLGIGVETFARGVNPYDPAPSFIVGGPSFDGRVRPTDAVGLGFTLDPAVFDFERD; encoded by the coding sequence ATGACCGAGATCGCCCGCATCCAGACGGCCACGGCCGTACTCCCGCTGCCCGCTCCGCTGCAGCTCGGGGCCATGACGGTCGCCCGTCGCGAGTACAGCGCGGTGCAGGCATCCGACGGCGACGGCACGACCGGGGTCGCGTACTGCCTCTCACGCGAAGCGCCGATGGCCGAGATCGTCGACCGCCTCGTCGCCACGCATGCGCTCGGTGCGGATGCCGACGACCCGGCCGCGACCTGGGAGCGGATGCTGCGCGGCAGCGCGATCGTCGGACGCGTCGGTCTGGTGCGCCGGGCGATCGGCCTGGTCGACATCGCCCTGTGGGACATCGCTGCCCGTCGCGCGGGCGTGCCCCTGTGGAAGCTGCTCGGCACGGGCGATGCGCCGCGGGACTCGATGCTCGTTGCGGCCTACCCTTCGCCCAGCCGCACTCCGCGCGAGGTCGCGGACGAGGTGCTCGCGCAGGCGGACGGCTGGTCGCAGGTGAAGATCTCGCGCGCGGCGGACCCGGCGTACATGCGCGAGCTGATCGGCCTGCTGAACTCCGAGCTTCCGGCAGACACGGGGCTCGTGGTCGATGTCGGTTTCGGATGGCCGGATGCCGACACCGCGCTCGCCGAGATCGCGCAGTGGGGCGACCCGCAGCTGGCATGGCTCGAGGATCCGCTGCTCCCCGAGGACGCGGCGGGTTGCGCGCGCATCCGTCGGGAGTCCGGGCTCGCCATCTCGGTCGGCGACGAGGTCACCGACCCCGCCGTACTGCGCGCCCTCGTCGAGCACGAGGCCGTCGATGTGCTGCGCCTCGACGTCGTGGCGATCGGAGGGGTCACCCCGGCGCGTGAGCTGATCGCCTGGGCGACCGACCGCGGCGTCCCGGTGTCGGGCCACGTCTATCCTGAGGTCACCGCGCACCTCGGCATCGGCGTCGAGACCTTCGCGCGGGGCGTGAACCCCTACGATCCGGCCCCGTCGTTCATCGTCGGTGGTCCGTCGTTCGATGGTCGCGTGCGACCGACGGATGCCGTGGGCCTCGGTTTCACGCTCGACCCCGCCGTCTTCGATTTCGAGAGGGACTGA
- a CDS encoding SDR family NAD(P)-dependent oxidoreductase, whose product MTESARSVVVTGSGKGIGRAVAERLTADGWIVIGLERSPGSGTVEDGIVAEVVLGDSADRESHERAAAAAQARAPLAGWVNNAGITKRTPLHELDEDRVREIVGINGFGYLWGCSAAVTAFIDQGIAGAIVNIGSIHGRSSSIDHAAYEFTKGGIDALARSLAVTYGGLGIRANTVAPGGVRTPHLEAQIAASADPVAAERALAEGPPMGRIARAEEVAAVTAFLLSDEAPYLTGQSIAVDGAWTASFGDVAVDPALRARFERG is encoded by the coding sequence ATGACAGAGTCCGCACGCAGCGTCGTCGTGACCGGCAGCGGCAAGGGCATCGGCCGCGCCGTCGCCGAGCGCCTGACCGCCGACGGCTGGATCGTCATCGGACTCGAGCGCTCGCCCGGCTCCGGAACCGTCGAAGACGGCATCGTGGCCGAGGTCGTGCTCGGCGACTCGGCCGATCGTGAGTCGCACGAGCGGGCCGCTGCGGCAGCGCAGGCCCGTGCGCCGCTCGCCGGCTGGGTCAACAACGCCGGCATCACCAAGCGCACCCCGTTGCACGAGCTCGACGAAGACCGCGTACGCGAGATCGTCGGCATCAACGGCTTCGGCTACCTCTGGGGATGCTCGGCCGCTGTGACGGCGTTCATCGACCAGGGCATTGCCGGGGCGATCGTGAACATCGGCTCGATCCACGGCCGCTCCAGCTCGATCGACCACGCCGCCTACGAGTTCACCAAGGGCGGCATCGACGCACTCGCCCGCAGCCTCGCCGTGACGTACGGCGGGCTCGGCATCCGCGCCAACACGGTCGCGCCGGGCGGGGTGCGCACCCCGCACCTGGAGGCGCAGATCGCCGCCTCCGCCGACCCGGTGGCCGCGGAGCGCGCGCTCGCCGAAGGGCCGCCGATGGGACGCATCGCCCGTGCCGAAGAGGTCGCCGCGGTCACCGCGTTCCTCCTCTCCGACGAAGCGCCGTATCTGACCGGCCAGTCGATCGCGGTCGACGGCGCGTGGACGGCATCATTCGGCGACGTCGCGGTCGATCCGGCGCTGCGGGCGCGGTTCGAGCGGGGCTGA
- a CDS encoding zinc-ribbon domain-containing protein, with translation MPEPVEQWWARRQFSRGRAVPYDVGTYRAGWAAYPELVRQYHPELNHGIVLSQVPLAADVLLCWECTAGHRFAATPTEQRERPAQVRRRSAWCPECSALARPQPVVLGEPRPLPRTPRRPAPALCAKTPHLPTGTAFVSECAPRPASAAEGRLRAGLGAAIEFDAAVNAVKVSRPFFRHTEVWPDIVFPELRVALEYDTIGRHGLEHVGKRQDTDLRKDRALRAAGWEVIRIRTGKLEPLGPHDLTVSSVGAKSIARIIDELRVIRGALLVDAYLR, from the coding sequence GTGCCGGAACCGGTGGAGCAGTGGTGGGCGCGACGGCAGTTCTCCCGCGGTCGCGCGGTTCCGTATGACGTGGGCACCTACCGCGCCGGGTGGGCGGCGTATCCGGAGCTGGTACGGCAGTACCATCCGGAGTTGAACCACGGCATCGTCCTGTCGCAGGTCCCTCTCGCCGCCGACGTGCTCCTCTGCTGGGAGTGCACGGCTGGGCACCGCTTCGCCGCCACCCCGACGGAGCAGCGCGAGCGTCCGGCGCAGGTGCGGCGCCGCTCCGCCTGGTGCCCCGAATGCTCCGCGCTCGCCCGTCCGCAACCGGTGGTGCTCGGGGAACCACGGCCCCTTCCGCGCACACCCCGTCGCCCGGCGCCGGCACTCTGCGCGAAGACCCCCCACCTGCCGACCGGCACCGCGTTCGTGAGCGAGTGCGCCCCGCGCCCCGCTTCCGCGGCAGAGGGCCGCCTGCGTGCAGGGCTCGGGGCGGCGATCGAGTTCGACGCGGCCGTGAACGCCGTCAAGGTCTCGCGACCGTTCTTCCGACACACGGAGGTCTGGCCCGACATCGTGTTCCCGGAGCTGCGAGTCGCGCTCGAGTACGACACCATCGGCCGACACGGCCTCGAGCACGTCGGGAAGCGGCAGGACACGGATCTGCGCAAGGATCGCGCCCTGCGCGCCGCGGGGTGGGAGGTCATCCGGATCCGCACCGGGAAGCTCGAACCGCTGGGTCCGCATGACCTGACAGTGTCGTCCGTGGGCGCGAAGAGCATCGCCCGCATCATCGACGAGCTCCGCGTCATCCGTGGTGCGCTGCTCGTGGACGCGTACCTGCGGTGA
- the dinB gene encoding DNA polymerase IV, whose protein sequence is MRGEATVLHADLDAFYASVEQRDAPELRGRPVIVGGGVVLAASYEAKARGVRTAMGGRQARELCPDVVVVPPRMDAYSAASKDVFAIFRDTTPLVEGLSIDEAFLEVGGLRRIAGSPEQIAARLRERVRTEVGLAISVGVARTKFLAKVASAVSKPDGLLVVEPTREEEFLLPLPVERLWGVGAVTAEKLHRYGIRTVGELAELEAATAERMLGKATGAHVHALARLRDPRPVDTTRRRGSIGSQRALGIRPRSAEELDLILTQIVDRLARRLRDGDRVCRTVVLRLRFGDYTKATRSRSLRAPTDRTAVLLTVARALLAAGQTEITARGITLVGISLSHLDRVENVQPELPIDWGDDARLDTVLDTLRDRYGAASVSRAAQLGRDEGWSSPTLPEHE, encoded by the coding sequence ATGCGTGGGGAAGCGACGGTGCTGCACGCCGACCTCGATGCGTTCTACGCCTCGGTCGAGCAGCGCGATGCGCCGGAGTTGCGCGGCCGCCCCGTCATCGTGGGTGGCGGGGTCGTGCTGGCGGCGAGCTACGAGGCGAAGGCGCGCGGGGTGCGCACGGCGATGGGCGGTCGGCAGGCGCGGGAGCTCTGCCCTGATGTCGTCGTCGTGCCGCCGCGCATGGACGCGTACTCGGCCGCCAGCAAAGACGTCTTCGCGATCTTCCGCGACACCACCCCGCTCGTGGAGGGGCTGTCGATCGACGAGGCGTTCCTCGAGGTCGGGGGTCTCCGACGGATCGCCGGGTCTCCCGAGCAGATCGCCGCACGGCTGCGCGAGCGCGTCCGGACCGAGGTGGGGCTCGCCATCTCGGTGGGAGTCGCGCGCACCAAGTTCCTCGCCAAGGTCGCTAGCGCCGTGAGCAAACCCGACGGCCTGTTGGTCGTGGAACCGACGCGCGAAGAGGAGTTCCTGCTCCCGCTTCCGGTGGAACGGCTGTGGGGTGTGGGGGCGGTGACGGCCGAGAAGCTGCACCGCTACGGCATCCGCACGGTCGGCGAGCTGGCCGAGCTGGAGGCCGCGACCGCCGAGCGGATGCTGGGCAAGGCGACGGGGGCCCACGTGCACGCGCTCGCGCGACTGCGGGATCCGCGGCCGGTCGACACCACCCGGCGACGCGGATCGATCGGGTCCCAGCGTGCCCTCGGCATCCGTCCCCGCTCCGCCGAGGAGCTCGACCTCATCCTCACGCAGATCGTCGACCGGCTGGCCAGGCGTCTCCGCGACGGCGACCGCGTCTGCCGTACCGTCGTGCTGCGGCTCCGTTTCGGTGACTACACGAAGGCCACCCGCTCTCGGTCGCTCCGGGCGCCGACCGACCGCACCGCCGTGCTGCTCACCGTGGCTCGCGCCCTGCTCGCCGCCGGGCAGACCGAGATCACGGCTCGCGGCATCACCCTGGTCGGCATCTCGCTGTCGCACCTCGACCGTGTCGAGAACGTGCAGCCCGAACTGCCGATCGACTGGGGCGACGACGCGCGCCTCGACACCGTGCTCGACACTCTGCGCGACCGCTACGGTGCGGCGTCCGTCTCGCGGGCGGCGCAGCTGGGCCGCGACGAGGGGTGGTCGTCGCCGACTCTGCCCGAGCACGAGTGA
- a CDS encoding nuclear transport factor 2 family protein yields the protein MTDSALDRSALDTVQAQLDAFNAHDLDAFVATYAADAVITGVAPEPVVGAAAIREFYEPRLQNPELSCVIETSVLFGSRWVVAQEQVINAGVATETIATFDVVDGLIARASMLKA from the coding sequence TTGACTGACAGTGCTCTCGACCGTTCTGCCCTGGATACCGTGCAGGCGCAGCTCGATGCGTTCAACGCGCACGACCTCGACGCGTTCGTCGCGACCTATGCGGCGGATGCCGTGATCACCGGCGTCGCCCCCGAGCCCGTGGTGGGGGCCGCGGCGATCCGGGAGTTCTACGAGCCACGACTGCAGAACCCGGAACTCTCGTGCGTGATCGAGACGAGCGTGCTGTTCGGCAGCCGGTGGGTCGTCGCACAGGAGCAGGTCATCAACGCGGGCGTCGCGACCGAGACCATCGCGACCTTCGACGTGGTCGACGGCCTGATCGCGCGCGCCTCGATGCTCAAGGCCTGA
- a CDS encoding SDR family NAD(P)-dependent oxidoreductase — protein sequence MTARRVLLTGASSGIGTAAALELAREGAALWITYAGREAEAARVAEECRAAGAAEVHVSRLDLREPESTAALIDEVTATWGSLHVLINNGGVCPYTPYEDIDLEEWDFVLETNARGTFFLTRAALPLLRAADGDRSVVNIASIAGQVGALQTGIHYAASKGALLAITRSFARHLASEGIRVNAVTPGPVASAITDQLQGEKRETLSASIPLGAFGQPEDVAWIIASLASPRAGFITGATYDVNGGVRID from the coding sequence ATGACTGCTCGTCGCGTACTGCTCACGGGAGCCAGCTCCGGAATCGGAACGGCCGCCGCCCTCGAACTCGCCCGCGAGGGCGCCGCCCTCTGGATCACCTACGCCGGGCGCGAGGCCGAGGCCGCCCGCGTCGCCGAGGAGTGCCGGGCCGCCGGCGCCGCCGAGGTACACGTCTCACGCCTCGACCTGCGCGAACCGGAGTCGACCGCCGCGCTGATCGACGAGGTCACCGCGACCTGGGGTTCGCTGCACGTGCTCATCAACAACGGCGGCGTCTGCCCGTACACCCCCTACGAGGACATCGACCTCGAGGAGTGGGACTTCGTGCTCGAGACGAACGCCCGCGGCACGTTCTTCCTCACGCGCGCGGCACTGCCCCTGCTGCGCGCCGCAGACGGCGACCGGTCCGTGGTGAACATCGCCTCGATCGCCGGTCAGGTCGGAGCGCTGCAGACCGGCATCCACTACGCGGCCAGCAAGGGCGCGCTGCTCGCGATCACCCGGAGCTTCGCCCGACACCTCGCGAGCGAGGGCATCCGCGTCAATGCCGTGACCCCCGGCCCCGTCGCAAGCGCGATCACCGACCAGCTGCAGGGCGAGAAGCGCGAGACGCTCAGCGCGTCGATCCCGCTCGGTGCGTTCGGGCAGCCGGAAGACGTCGCCTGGATCATCGCCTCGCTGGCCTCACCGCGTGCAGGTTTCATCACCGGAGCGACCTACGACGTCAACGGAGGTGTGCGCATTGACTGA
- a CDS encoding MFS transporter, with protein sequence MPLLIYVLALAIFAQGASEFMLAGLLLPISEEFGVSPGSAAAATSAFAIGMVIGAPAMALLGSRWHPRCTLIAFLLVFVLAHIVGALAASFAMLLVTRVMAAIAYAGFLAVSLSTVRTLVPPQATTRAVATLLAGTTLATIVGVPAGTALADALGWRATFWGVVLLCGPALVALLLDRSPLRAGGVARIELRAELSALARRRVLGAIGVAVVINAGTFGVFTFLGLIGESAGIAAALVPLLLAAFGVGAFLGVAATGRWAATRERVWIVGGSLALLLAWTALWMLVESAAAVFALSLVCGALSFAVGSAVIGRIVREAAGAPVLGGASATVALNLGAFVGPLLAGAAHGSVGSAGVLAVAAVLTIVGLGASVWALPSTRDGGGRMRV encoded by the coding sequence ATGCCTCTTCTCATCTATGTCCTCGCCCTGGCGATCTTCGCCCAGGGCGCCAGCGAGTTCATGCTCGCCGGCCTGCTACTTCCGATCTCCGAGGAGTTCGGAGTCTCGCCGGGGAGCGCGGCCGCCGCGACCAGCGCCTTCGCGATCGGGATGGTGATCGGCGCCCCGGCGATGGCGCTGCTCGGTTCCCGCTGGCATCCTCGGTGCACACTCATCGCCTTCCTGCTGGTGTTCGTGCTCGCGCACATCGTCGGAGCGCTCGCCGCATCGTTCGCGATGCTGCTGGTCACTCGCGTCATGGCTGCCATCGCCTATGCCGGGTTCCTCGCCGTGTCGCTCTCGACGGTGCGCACGCTCGTGCCGCCGCAGGCGACGACCCGCGCCGTCGCCACCCTGCTCGCCGGCACCACCCTCGCCACGATCGTGGGAGTGCCGGCGGGGACCGCCCTCGCCGATGCCCTGGGGTGGCGCGCGACGTTCTGGGGTGTGGTGCTGCTCTGTGGTCCTGCGCTCGTCGCGCTGCTTCTCGACCGCTCGCCTCTGCGTGCCGGAGGGGTGGCACGCATCGAGCTGCGTGCCGAGCTCAGCGCGCTCGCCCGCAGGCGGGTGCTCGGGGCGATCGGGGTCGCTGTGGTGATCAATGCCGGCACGTTCGGGGTCTTCACGTTCCTCGGGTTGATCGGAGAATCCGCGGGCATCGCGGCCGCGCTCGTGCCGCTGCTTCTGGCCGCGTTCGGGGTCGGTGCTTTCCTCGGTGTCGCGGCGACGGGGCGCTGGGCCGCGACGCGTGAGCGGGTGTGGATCGTGGGTGGATCGCTCGCGCTGCTCCTCGCCTGGACGGCGCTGTGGATGCTGGTCGAATCGGCGGCTGCCGTGTTCGCCCTCTCGCTGGTCTGTGGGGCGCTGTCGTTCGCCGTCGGTTCCGCGGTGATCGGTCGTATCGTGCGCGAGGCTGCGGGAGCGCCGGTGTTGGGTGGAGCTTCTGCGACGGTCGCCCTGAATCTCGGCGCCTTCGTCGGCCCCTTGCTCGCAGGCGCCGCGCACGGGTCTGTCGGGTCGGCGGGCGTGCTCGCCGTCGCTGCGGTGCTCACGATCGTCGGCCTGGGTGCAAGCGTGTGGGCGTTGCCGTCCACACGAGACGGCGGCGGGCGGATGCGCGTCTGA
- a CDS encoding C-terminal binding protein, whose translation MATPFILITDCDLPGDAAEQTLRAAGFRAERAPDTSFETLAALGAEAEGLIVQWHRIDGELMDRMPNLKMISRLGIGYDMVDVAAASARGIPVANTPSYCTEEVAAHTIAMIMAQARGLPAYDGAVRAGEWKPVAARPLAVRPSRTTVSVLGFGRIGSLVARGCRALGFRVLVADPYAPAEAVRAADCEYVTIEQAIAAADLLTLHVPLTDATRHLIDETSIATMKPGAVIVNTCRGPLIDEAALVKALRSGHIGAAALDVYEAEPLAASAALRDAPNVLLSPHAAWYSPEALEDLPVHAAENIIRFRDGESVPIVNPTYAAAH comes from the coding sequence ATGGCCACCCCATTCATCCTCATCACGGACTGCGACCTCCCCGGTGACGCCGCCGAGCAGACGCTCCGCGCGGCGGGATTCCGCGCGGAACGCGCACCGGACACCTCCTTCGAGACCCTCGCGGCGCTCGGCGCCGAGGCTGAGGGGCTGATCGTGCAGTGGCACCGGATCGACGGCGAGCTGATGGATCGGATGCCGAACCTGAAGATGATCAGCCGTCTCGGCATCGGCTACGACATGGTCGACGTCGCGGCGGCGAGCGCGCGCGGCATCCCCGTCGCCAACACGCCCAGCTACTGCACCGAAGAGGTCGCCGCCCACACGATCGCGATGATCATGGCGCAGGCGCGCGGCCTTCCCGCCTACGACGGGGCGGTCCGCGCGGGGGAATGGAAGCCGGTCGCGGCTCGCCCGCTGGCCGTGCGTCCCTCGCGCACCACGGTCTCGGTGCTCGGCTTCGGGCGCATCGGCTCGTTGGTGGCCCGAGGCTGCCGTGCGCTCGGGTTCCGCGTGCTCGTGGCCGACCCGTACGCCCCGGCCGAGGCCGTCCGCGCGGCGGACTGCGAGTACGTCACGATCGAGCAGGCCATCGCGGCCGCGGACCTGCTGACGCTGCACGTCCCGCTCACCGATGCGACGAGGCACCTGATCGACGAGACCAGCATCGCGACGATGAAGCCCGGCGCCGTGATCGTGAACACGTGCCGCGGGCCACTGATCGACGAGGCCGCCCTCGTGAAGGCGCTGCGCAGCGGACACATCGGTGCGGCTGCTCTCGATGTCTACGAGGCCGAGCCCCTCGCCGCGAGCGCGGCGCTGCGCGATGCCCCGAACGTGCTGCTCTCCCCGCATGCGGCCTGGTACTCGCCGGAAGCGCTGGAGGATCTGCCCGTGCACGCCGCCGAGAACATCATCCGCTTCCGTGACGGCGAGTCCGTGCCGATCGTGAACCCGACCTACGCCGCCGCGCACTGA
- a CDS encoding fumarylacetoacetate hydrolase family protein: MELMRLGAVGNEHPFVRDETGTVYDLAPITLDIDGAFLAADGIARVRDALERGALPSADVDGLRIGPPVARPTAVICIGQNYAAHAAESGSEPPEHPVIFFKHPNTVVGANDVVLLPPGAEKVDWEVELAIVIGKTARYLSSPEAADEVIAGYTISNDVSERAYQLEVSGGQWSKGKCSETFNPLGPVLVPADGVDPQALRLRSFVNGEPRQDSSTADMIFPVRQIVYELSQYLVLEPGDVINTGTPQGVALSGRFPYLQDGDEMTIEIDGLGRQHQRTERVRLG, encoded by the coding sequence ATGGAACTCATGCGACTGGGAGCCGTCGGAAACGAGCACCCGTTCGTCCGCGACGAGACGGGAACCGTCTACGACCTCGCGCCGATCACCCTCGACATCGACGGGGCGTTCCTGGCCGCTGACGGCATCGCCCGGGTGCGCGACGCGCTCGAGCGCGGGGCGCTGCCGTCCGCCGACGTCGACGGCCTGCGCATCGGCCCCCCGGTGGCACGTCCGACCGCCGTCATCTGCATCGGCCAGAACTACGCCGCCCACGCTGCAGAGTCGGGGTCGGAGCCGCCGGAGCATCCGGTGATCTTCTTCAAGCATCCGAACACCGTCGTCGGCGCGAACGACGTGGTGCTGCTCCCGCCCGGCGCCGAGAAGGTGGACTGGGAGGTCGAGCTCGCGATCGTGATCGGCAAGACCGCCCGGTACCTGTCGTCGCCGGAGGCCGCCGATGAGGTGATCGCCGGGTACACGATCTCGAACGACGTGTCGGAGCGTGCATATCAGCTCGAAGTGTCGGGCGGACAGTGGTCGAAGGGCAAGTGCTCCGAGACGTTCAACCCGCTCGGACCGGTGCTGGTTCCGGCGGACGGGGTCGATCCGCAGGCACTCCGGTTGCGATCGTTCGTGAACGGCGAGCCGCGGCAGGACTCCTCGACCGCCGACATGATCTTCCCGGTGCGGCAGATCGTCTACGAGCTCAGCCAGTATCTGGTGCTGGAGCCGGGCGACGTGATCAACACCGGAACGCCGCAGGGCGTCGCGCTGTCCGGACGCTTCCCGTATCTGCAGGACGGCGACGAGATGACGATCGAGATCGATGGTCTCGGGCGTCAGCACCAGCGCACCGAGCGGGTGCGGCTGGGCTGA